In bacterium 336/3, the following proteins share a genomic window:
- a CDS encoding histidine kinase, producing MTQKLHSILLIDDDEPTNFLHQLVINQTDCTNHCTIVESGQDALEYLNDSSNPIPDMILLDINMPIMNGWDFLEAYQNQNIPHKDKIMVVMLTTSISLHEEEKAKSMKVIQDFRRKPLTTTMLKELVEVHFSASVS from the coding sequence ATGACACAAAAATTACACTCTATACTTTTGATAGATGATGATGAACCGACCAATTTTCTACATCAATTGGTTATCAATCAAACTGATTGTACAAACCATTGTACCATTGTAGAAAGCGGACAAGATGCGTTAGAATATCTAAATGATTCTAGTAATCCTATACCTGATATGATACTCTTGGACATCAATATGCCCATTATGAATGGATGGGATTTTTTAGAAGCCTATCAAAACCAGAACATCCCTCATAAAGATAAAATTATGGTGGTGATGCTCACCACTTCTATCAGTTTGCATGAAGAAGAGAAAGCCAAAAGCATGAAAGTCATTCAAGATTTTAGAAGAAAACCCCTGACTACTACCATGCTCAAAGAATTGGTTGAAGTTCATTTTTCAGCTTCTGTTTCTTAG
- a CDS encoding transposase gives MSILSKDRIKKLILPHLSVGRRGLSISEKKRVGILSAILYRLKTGCQWRELPTERFFEEKYSYQSVFYHFKRWCEDGSWEKLWVYLLKHYKKYLDMSSIQIDGSKTRANRGGQAVGFNHKHSKASTNLVYLCDNQGILIAISEPVSGNHHDMFHFSQHFKQLIVWLEKADISIEGLFLNADAGFDNDICRKTCEKYQIETNIDFNKRNTQNNQLCHHFDEVLYQRRFVIERTFAWMDAFKALLIRYEYLAKHWFCFNILAMIVIFSRFIKC, from the coding sequence ATGAGCATCTTGAGCAAAGATAGAATAAAAAAGCTAATATTACCTCATTTAAGTGTTGGAAGACGAGGACTAAGTATTTCAGAGAAAAAAAGGGTTGGTATTCTTTCAGCAATTTTATATAGACTAAAAACAGGTTGTCAGTGGAGAGAACTTCCTACAGAACGTTTTTTTGAAGAAAAATATAGTTATCAAAGTGTATTTTATCATTTCAAACGCTGGTGTGAGGATGGTTCATGGGAAAAATTGTGGGTTTATTTGTTGAAGCACTATAAAAAGTATTTGGATATGTCTAGTATTCAGATAGATGGTTCAAAAACAAGAGCCAACAGAGGTGGACAAGCAGTGGGATTTAATCATAAACATTCCAAAGCAAGTACTAATTTAGTATATTTATGTGATAATCAGGGGATATTAATAGCTATTTCAGAACCTGTTAGTGGAAATCATCATGACATGTTTCATTTCTCACAACATTTTAAACAACTGATAGTTTGGCTTGAAAAAGCTGATATTTCCATAGAAGGTTTGTTCTTGAATGCTGATGCTGGATTTGATAATGATATTTGTAGAAAAACTTGTGAAAAGTATCAAATAGAAACTAATATTGATTTTAATAAAAGAAATACACAAAATAATCAACTTTGTCATCATTTTGATGAAGTGCTATATCAAAGAAGATTTGTTATTGAAAGAACTTTTGCTTGGATGGATGCTTTCAAAGCTCTTTTGATTAGATATGAATACCTTGCTAAACATTGGTTCTGTTTTAATATTTTAGCTATGATTGTTATTTTTTCTAGATTCATTAAATGTTAA
- a CDS encoding phytoene dehydrogenase produces MSKNIIVIGAGFAGLSAATTLADKGYKVTLLEKNESAGGRARVFKAEGFTFDMGPSWYWMPDVFERYFARFGKKVEDYYKLIRLSPSYRVCFGENDFVDIPSDLNELYALFESYEKGSSQKLQELLKDSAYKYEVGINKLVYKPSLSVWEFVDIKLLIDMIRMNIFESFHKYARKYFKNEKLLKLIEFPILFLGAIPQNTPALYSLMNYADISLGTWYPIGGMHKIVDGMVSLAQEKGVKILYNQEVKKIKVIDGQAKQVITDTDTFEVDAVVAGADYEHIDQKVLEKPYQSYSKDYWDKRVMSPSSLIFYLGLNKKLENVKHHTLFFDEDFSLHSHEIYTDPKWPSKPLFYTSIPSQTDPSVASEGTENLFILIPVAVGLDDSEETREYYYNLVMDRFEKLIGQNIREAVIYKRSYAHKDFSNDYHSFRGNAYGLANTLMQTAVLKPSLKSKKVKNLYFTGQLTVPGPGVPPSLISGQVVAEEIAKKIR; encoded by the coding sequence ATGAGTAAAAATATTATTGTAATAGGTGCTGGTTTTGCAGGTCTTTCTGCTGCTACTACACTTGCAGACAAGGGTTATAAAGTTACACTTCTGGAAAAAAATGAATCCGCAGGTGGAAGAGCAAGAGTTTTCAAAGCAGAAGGTTTTACTTTTGATATGGGTCCTAGCTGGTATTGGATGCCTGATGTATTTGAAAGATATTTTGCTCGCTTTGGTAAAAAAGTAGAAGATTATTATAAACTTATTCGTTTAAGCCCTTCTTATAGAGTTTGTTTTGGAGAAAATGATTTTGTAGATATTCCTTCTGATTTAAATGAATTGTATGCTTTATTTGAAAGTTATGAAAAGGGAAGCAGTCAAAAATTACAAGAACTCTTAAAAGATTCCGCCTATAAATATGAAGTAGGTATCAATAAGCTTGTTTACAAACCAAGTCTTTCTGTTTGGGAATTTGTAGACATTAAATTACTTATTGACATGATTCGTATGAATATTTTTGAGTCATTTCACAAATACGCTCGAAAATACTTCAAAAATGAAAAATTACTTAAGCTAATTGAATTTCCAATTTTATTTTTAGGAGCCATTCCCCAAAATACTCCAGCTTTGTATAGTTTAATGAATTATGCAGATATTAGTTTGGGAACTTGGTATCCAATAGGAGGAATGCATAAAATTGTAGATGGAATGGTTTCTTTAGCTCAAGAAAAAGGGGTGAAAATTTTATATAATCAGGAAGTAAAAAAAATAAAAGTAATTGATGGTCAAGCTAAACAAGTAATTACAGATACTGATACTTTTGAAGTAGATGCTGTAGTGGCTGGAGCTGACTATGAACATATAGATCAGAAAGTTTTAGAAAAACCTTATCAAAGTTATTCTAAAGATTATTGGGATAAAAGAGTCATGTCACCTTCTTCATTAATTTTCTATTTAGGACTAAACAAAAAACTTGAAAATGTAAAACATCACACATTGTTTTTCGATGAAGATTTTTCTTTACATTCTCACGAAATATATACAGATCCTAAGTGGCCTTCTAAACCTTTGTTTTATACATCTATACCTTCACAAACAGACCCATCAGTTGCCTCAGAAGGTACAGAGAACTTATTTATTCTTATTCCTGTTGCAGTAGGGTTGGACGATTCTGAAGAAACACGTGAATACTATTATAATTTGGTCATGGATCGATTTGAGAAGCTCATTGGACAAAATATTAGAGAAGCTGTTATCTATAAAAGAAGTTATGCTCACAAAGATTTTTCTAATGATTATCATTCTTTTAGAGGTAATGCTTATGGCTTAGCTAATACACTTATGCAAACTGCAGTTTTAAAACCCAGTTTAAAAAGTAAAAAAGTAAAAAATTTGTACTTTACAGGTCAACTAACTGTTCCAGGTCCAGGTGTGCCTCCGTCTCTTATTTCAGGACAAGTAGTAGCAGAAGAAATTGCAAAAAAAATACGTTAA
- a CDS encoding 2-hydroxyhepta-2,4-diene-1,7-dioate isomerase, producing MKILAVGKNYANHIAEMKSEFDKFSGEPVVFMKPDTALLKENAPFYYPEFSKDIHHEVEIVVKIGKEGKHIEERFAHKYYDEIGIGIDFTARDLQAKLKQNSYSWELSKAFNGSAPVSGFVPKTNFSDVQNIDFHLEINGETRQKGNTSMMIFKIDYIISFLSKYFTLKKGDLIFTGTPEGVGAVKIGDRLCAYIEGEKMLDFEIK from the coding sequence ATGAAAATACTTGCTGTTGGTAAAAACTATGCCAATCACATTGCTGAAATGAAAAGTGAATTCGATAAGTTTTCAGGCGAACCAGTTGTTTTTATGAAACCAGATACAGCTTTACTGAAAGAAAATGCACCTTTTTATTATCCAGAGTTTAGTAAAGATATTCATCATGAAGTAGAAATTGTTGTGAAAATTGGGAAAGAAGGCAAACATATCGAAGAACGCTTTGCTCATAAATATTATGATGAAATAGGCATTGGAATAGATTTTACAGCAAGAGATTTACAAGCAAAGTTGAAGCAAAATAGCTACTCTTGGGAACTTTCTAAGGCTTTTAATGGCTCTGCTCCTGTTTCTGGTTTTGTACCTAAAACAAATTTTTCTGATGTACAAAACATTGATTTTCATTTGGAAATCAATGGAGAAACACGCCAAAAAGGAAATACATCCATGATGATTTTTAAAATAGATTATATTATTTCCTTTTTATCAAAGTATTTTACACTCAAAAAAGGAGATTTGATTTTTACAGGAACTCCTGAAGGGGTTGGAGCTGTAAAAATAGGAGATAGATTGTGTGCATATATTGAAGGTGAAAAAATGTTAGATTTTGAAATAAAATAA
- a CDS encoding NADH dehydrogenase encodes MFFSELKELLINQFGEEIIIGENAKLQQPQLFINPDAVAKVCTFLYENEQTYFDFLSCITGLDAGNNFLEVIYHLYSIPYNHSIILKVSLEKNSDTSSLPKIDTISHIWAAANWHEREIFDLVGIEFVGHPDLRRILLPNDWQGHPLRKDYQTPETYHDIKIKY; translated from the coding sequence ATGTTTTTTTCGGAACTCAAAGAATTATTGATAAATCAATTTGGTGAAGAGATAATTATAGGAGAAAATGCTAAACTGCAACAACCTCAGTTATTCATCAATCCTGATGCTGTTGCCAAAGTTTGCACATTTCTCTATGAAAACGAACAGACCTACTTCGATTTCCTTTCTTGTATTACTGGTCTTGATGCTGGCAACAACTTTTTAGAAGTCATTTATCATCTTTATTCTATTCCTTATAATCATTCTATTATTTTAAAAGTTTCTCTAGAAAAAAATAGCGATACTTCTTCTTTACCAAAAATAGATACCATTAGTCACATTTGGGCTGCTGCCAATTGGCATGAAAGAGAAATTTTTGATTTGGTGGGCATCGAGTTTGTAGGGCATCCAGATTTAAGAAGAATTCTATTGCCTAACGATTGGCAAGGGCATCCCCTTCGTAAAGACTATCAAACTCCTGAAACATACCATGACATAAAAATCAAGTATTGA
- a CDS encoding protein kinase, translated as MVAFPKGRLKPEQYIEGILQGNVIVLSKAITLVESTLEYDKGLSKEILEELLSHTGKSIRLGITGVPGVGKSTFIENFGLEVIKKTGKKIAILAIDPTSQKTKGSILGDKTRMEHLALHPKAYIRPSPAGHSLGGTAQKTRETLLLCEAAGFEIIFIETVGVGQSETLVSEMTDFFLLLMLAGAGDELQGIKKGIMEMADMLVITKTDGENKHKALVAKVEYEGALHLFRLSEMGWQVPVQTCSALQKEGLDKVWEKIEEYFKISKEKGFFEKKRKKQQLTWLEETIKNNLLEHFYKQEGVKLALENAKNAVNEGKKDAIHAAQEVLEKIIKLK; from the coding sequence ATGGTAGCCTTCCCCAAAGGACGTTTGAAACCTGAGCAATACATAGAAGGGATTTTACAAGGTAACGTGATAGTGCTGTCTAAAGCTATTACACTTGTAGAGAGTACTTTAGAGTATGATAAAGGACTGTCAAAAGAAATTTTAGAAGAACTTTTATCTCATACAGGTAAAAGTATTCGCTTGGGAATTACTGGTGTGCCAGGGGTAGGTAAAAGTACTTTTATAGAAAATTTTGGTTTAGAAGTAATAAAAAAGACAGGTAAGAAAATTGCGATTTTAGCAATAGACCCTACTAGCCAAAAAACTAAAGGAAGTATTTTAGGAGATAAAACTCGGATGGAGCATCTTGCTTTACATCCTAAAGCATATATTAGACCCTCACCAGCAGGACATTCGTTAGGTGGGACAGCCCAAAAAACACGAGAAACTCTTTTACTTTGCGAAGCAGCAGGTTTTGAAATCATTTTTATCGAAACAGTAGGGGTAGGGCAATCAGAAACCTTGGTAAGTGAAATGACAGACTTTTTCTTGCTTTTGATGCTTGCAGGAGCAGGAGATGAACTACAAGGTATCAAAAAAGGAATTATGGAAATGGCTGATATGCTTGTAATTACAAAAACAGATGGAGAAAATAAGCACAAAGCTTTGGTTGCAAAAGTAGAATATGAAGGAGCTTTGCATCTTTTCAGACTCTCTGAAATGGGTTGGCAAGTGCCTGTACAAACCTGTTCAGCTTTACAAAAAGAAGGTTTGGATAAAGTTTGGGAAAAAATAGAAGAATACTTTAAAATCAGCAAAGAAAAAGGTTTTTTTGAGAAAAAACGCAAAAAGCAACAACTCACTTGGCTTGAGGAAACCATTAAAAACAATTTATTAGAACATTTTTATAAACAAGAAGGAGTCAAACTGGCCCTTGAAAATGCTAAAAATGCTGTAAATGAAGGAAAAAAAGATGCTATCCATGCAGCACAAGAAGTATTAGAAAAAATTATTAAATTAAAATAG
- a CDS encoding long-chain fatty acid--CoA ligase, which produces MWFDNKTEIEDRIAITDSSDSVTYKELYSDATTIAHFLLEKLNTNHLKETKIAFLVNPSIEYVVVQWGIWLAGGVAVPLCNTHPISEINYVLEDANCKILLAEESFQNILKEAVIQPTYLKNIEIQETQLLPTIQVKQRALIIYTSGTTGKPKGVVSTHQNIESQIKTLVEAWEWKANDKILHILPLHHIHGIINALCCALYVGAEVHFLPKFEADKVWSWWQKKDFTIFMAVPTVYSRLITEWENVNKEEQQKMTNACKKMRLMISGSAALPVGILERWEAISGHFLLERYGMSEIGMAIANPLHEKRKAGFIGVPLPNVHVRLVNEQNSVVNQGDIGEIQVKGENVFLEYWNKKQATLESFTEDGWFKTGDTAIQDEEGYFKILGRTSIDIIKTGGYKVSAIEIEEVLRLHPSIQDCAVVGIADEEWGEKVSACLILHENQDLSLENLRTWAKTQIAHYKIPTQIKILSELPRNAMGKVLKPELKKLFHG; this is translated from the coding sequence ATGTGGTTTGATAATAAAACTGAAATTGAAGATAGAATAGCCATTACAGATAGCTCTGATTCTGTAACTTATAAAGAATTGTACAGTGATGCAACCACAATAGCTCATTTCTTATTAGAAAAACTTAATACAAATCATCTCAAAGAAACTAAAATTGCATTTTTGGTAAACCCAAGTATAGAATATGTGGTTGTACAATGGGGAATATGGCTTGCGGGTGGAGTAGCTGTACCATTGTGTAATACACACCCTATCTCAGAAATAAACTATGTGCTTGAGGATGCCAACTGCAAAATTTTACTTGCAGAAGAATCGTTTCAAAATATTCTGAAAGAAGCAGTTATACAACCAACTTATCTGAAAAATATTGAAATACAAGAAACACAACTTTTGCCAACAATTCAGGTAAAGCAAAGAGCATTAATTATCTACACATCAGGGACGACAGGCAAACCCAAAGGTGTTGTAAGTACACATCAAAATATTGAAAGCCAAATCAAAACGCTTGTAGAAGCATGGGAGTGGAAAGCAAATGATAAAATTTTACATATTTTGCCACTACATCATATCCATGGAATTATAAACGCCTTATGTTGTGCTTTATATGTTGGGGCAGAAGTACATTTTTTACCAAAATTTGAAGCTGATAAAGTTTGGAGTTGGTGGCAAAAGAAAGATTTTACCATTTTTATGGCTGTTCCTACAGTTTACAGCCGTTTGATAACAGAATGGGAGAATGTAAATAAAGAAGAGCAACAAAAAATGACAAATGCTTGCAAAAAAATGAGATTGATGATTTCTGGTTCTGCTGCTTTGCCAGTAGGTATATTGGAGCGTTGGGAGGCAATTAGTGGACATTTTTTGTTAGAAAGATATGGAATGAGCGAAATAGGTATGGCAATTGCTAATCCTTTACATGAAAAAAGAAAGGCTGGTTTTATAGGTGTACCTTTACCCAATGTACATGTTAGATTGGTAAACGAACAAAATAGTGTTGTTAATCAAGGTGATATAGGGGAAATACAAGTGAAAGGTGAGAATGTTTTTCTAGAATATTGGAATAAAAAACAAGCTACTTTAGAGAGTTTTACAGAAGATGGCTGGTTTAAAACTGGAGATACAGCTATACAAGATGAAGAGGGGTATTTTAAAATATTAGGCAGAACATCTATTGATATCATCAAAACGGGAGGTTATAAAGTATCAGCTATTGAGATAGAAGAAGTTTTAAGATTACATCCATCTATTCAAGATTGTGCTGTAGTAGGAATTGCAGATGAAGAATGGGGTGAAAAAGTTTCTGCATGTTTGATTTTACATGAAAATCAAGACTTATCCCTTGAAAATTTAAGAACTTGGGCTAAAACGCAAATAGCTCATTATAAGATTCCTACACAAATAAAAATACTATCCGAATTGCCTAGAAATGCAATGGGGAAAGTATTGAAACCTGAACTGAAAAAACTATTTCATGGATAA
- a CDS encoding amidohydrolase: MDNLHITIIQTDLHWESPTANLAMLEEKIEEISQSTDLIVLPEMFTTGFTMNASALAEPMNLTTYKWLQQQAKKKNAVVVGSCIIKEKEQYFNRLLWVEPDGKVDFYDKKHLFRMAGEHEVYSQGNKRVIKEIKGWKIFPLICYDLRFPVWARNVNLAYDLILYVANWPNPRLNAWDILLQARAIENQAYSVGVNRVGKDAKGNEYDGNSAIYDFKGNKIVKIENGEEKIASVVLEKAPLEDFRTKFPIYLDADKITESLNTFS, translated from the coding sequence ATGGATAATTTACATATAACTATCATACAAACAGATTTGCATTGGGAAAGTCCAACTGCAAATCTGGCAATGTTAGAAGAAAAAATAGAAGAAATCAGCCAATCAACAGACCTTATTGTATTACCTGAAATGTTTACAACAGGCTTTACGATGAATGCCTCTGCTCTGGCGGAGCCTATGAACTTAACCACTTATAAATGGCTTCAACAACAAGCCAAAAAGAAAAATGCTGTTGTGGTGGGTAGCTGTATAATCAAAGAAAAAGAACAATATTTTAACAGACTTTTGTGGGTAGAGCCTGACGGAAAAGTTGATTTTTATGATAAAAAACACTTGTTTAGAATGGCAGGGGAGCATGAGGTTTATTCTCAAGGAAACAAACGAGTTATCAAAGAAATAAAAGGTTGGAAAATCTTTCCCCTAATTTGCTACGATTTACGCTTTCCTGTTTGGGCAAGAAATGTAAATTTAGCTTACGATTTGATTTTGTATGTAGCCAATTGGCCTAACCCTCGTCTCAATGCTTGGGATATTTTGTTGCAAGCGAGAGCCATTGAAAATCAGGCATATAGTGTGGGTGTAAATAGAGTAGGTAAAGATGCAAAAGGAAATGAATATGATGGAAACTCTGCTATTTATGATTTTAAAGGAAATAAAATAGTGAAAATAGAAAATGGAGAAGAGAAAATAGCAAGTGTTGTTTTGGAAAAAGCTCCTTTAGAAGATTTTAGAACAAAATTTCCAATTTACTTAGATGCTGATAAAATTACTGAGAGTCTGAATACTTTTTCCTAA
- a CDS encoding cysteine methyltransferase has protein sequence MEKNFFAEVYEVVKLIPEGRVTSYGAIAQYLGTKGGARMVGWAMNAAHTEKDVPAHRVVNRNGQLTGKHFFETPETMQSLLEAEGLKIVDDEIQDFQKHFWNPNDELAL, from the coding sequence ATGGAAAAAAACTTTTTTGCTGAAGTATATGAGGTTGTAAAACTCATACCTGAAGGGCGAGTGACTTCTTATGGTGCAATAGCTCAATATCTTGGAACAAAAGGCGGAGCTCGTATGGTAGGTTGGGCTATGAATGCTGCTCATACCGAAAAAGATGTGCCAGCTCATCGAGTTGTAAATAGAAATGGACAACTAACAGGTAAACATTTTTTTGAAACACCTGAAACCATGCAAAGTCTTTTGGAAGCAGAAGGACTAAAAATTGTAGATGATGAAATCCAAGATTTTCAAAAACATTTCTGGAATCCTAACGATGAATTAGCTTTATAA
- a CDS encoding nuclease PIN: MLEGLEISVIILLFVSVIFVLGFEFINGFHDTANAVATVIYTKSLKPQSAVVLSGIFNFAGVFFGGIGVAMGIINLLPTDALLLGDVWLGMSMILALLLSAIIWNFGTWYLGIPSSSSHTLIGAILGVGIAYSLDMGKGISGVNWGKAAEVGLSLLLSPLIGLSLAAILLWVLKISVKNKKIFEAPDGDTPPPTWIRAILIFTCSGVSFAHGSNDGQKGVGLLMLVLIMTLPTYYTLNSEKNITDYRNAINQFDEKVQIIARDYPANTFGEIKDEVTAIKTIFQKEKLNKDELKEVRKNILKIDKEFKSIYKKEPSVESKVKDTLSKFKGETTEHAPLWVKIAIALSLGLGTMIGWKRIVVTIGEKIGKQHLTYAQGASAELIATITIGFSSFVYHLPVSTTHILSSGVAGSMIAANGVKNLQKSTVKSIALAWLLTLPVSIGLSMLLFYVFKLILV; encoded by the coding sequence ATGTTAGAAGGTTTAGAAATTTCTGTTATCATTCTGTTATTTGTTAGTGTTATTTTTGTTTTGGGGTTTGAATTCATCAATGGTTTTCATGATACTGCCAACGCTGTTGCAACAGTTATCTATACAAAATCGTTAAAACCACAATCGGCTGTAGTGCTTTCTGGGATATTTAACTTTGCAGGTGTTTTCTTTGGAGGAATAGGAGTTGCAATGGGTATTATTAACTTGCTTCCAACTGATGCTCTCTTATTAGGAGATGTTTGGTTAGGAATGTCCATGATTTTGGCTTTACTTCTTTCTGCAATTATTTGGAACTTTGGAACATGGTATCTGGGAATACCTTCTTCGAGTTCACACACATTGATTGGAGCTATTTTAGGTGTGGGAATTGCCTATTCTTTGGATATGGGAAAAGGAATTAGTGGGGTAAATTGGGGAAAAGCTGCTGAAGTTGGGTTGTCATTGTTATTATCACCCTTAATTGGACTTAGTTTAGCTGCTATTTTATTATGGGTTTTGAAAATTTCTGTTAAAAATAAAAAAATATTTGAAGCTCCTGATGGTGATACACCTCCTCCAACATGGATTCGAGCAATTCTTATTTTCACTTGTTCTGGTGTAAGTTTTGCTCATGGGTCTAATGATGGACAGAAAGGTGTTGGGTTGTTGATGTTAGTTCTTATTATGACACTCCCAACTTATTATACATTAAATTCTGAGAAAAACATTACAGATTATAGAAATGCAATCAATCAATTTGATGAAAAAGTACAAATAATAGCTCGTGATTATCCAGCAAATACTTTTGGAGAAATAAAAGATGAAGTAACTGCCATAAAAACAATATTTCAAAAAGAAAAATTGAACAAAGACGAGTTAAAAGAAGTACGAAAAAATATATTAAAAATAGATAAAGAGTTTAAAAGTATTTATAAAAAAGAGCCATCAGTTGAATCTAAAGTGAAAGACACTTTAAGTAAATTTAAAGGAGAAACTACAGAGCATGCCCCATTATGGGTGAAAATCGCAATAGCTTTAAGTTTAGGTTTAGGAACAATGATTGGTTGGAAAAGAATAGTAGTAACAATAGGTGAAAAAATAGGTAAACAACACTTGACTTATGCACAAGGAGCATCAGCAGAGTTAATAGCTACGATTACGATTGGATTTTCATCTTTTGTTTATCACTTGCCTGTAAGTACAACCCATATTTTATCTTCTGGTGTAGCAGGGAGTATGATAGCTGCTAATGGTGTCAAAAATCTTCAGAAATCGACAGTTAAAAGCATTGCATTAGCTTGGTTATTAACATTGCCTGTGTCTATTGGGTTATCAATGTTATTATTTTATGTATTTAAATTAATATTGGTATAA